Within the Streptomyces sp. NBC_00353 genome, the region CGGTGGGCATTTCTTCCCGCCACACCGCCCATCGGGCTGGGGCCCGGCCCGTCCAGCCCGCCTATGCGGGCACCGGCCGGCCACCGAAGATGCAGTATCCCGAGCCCGCACAGACCATGAAAAACCTGGTCATCGCAGCCGGCCGGGCTGCTGCGAGACCGGTGTCCTGGCGGGCAGGCTCCCGGCCAGGCCAGGGCCGAAGCGGCTTCAAGCGCATGCACTCACGCTTCGTTGCTTTGCGCGTCCGTCCGGCCGGACGCGGTGTCCGCACAGCCGGCGACGGTCCGGAACTGCCCGAGCGCTGGCTGCTGGCCGAATGGCCCGCCACCGAGCCCGAGCCGGTGCAGTTCTGGCTCTCGAACCTGCCCTCCGGGATGCCGCTGGCCACGCTGGTGCGGCTGGCCAAACTCCGCTGGCGCATCGAGCACGACTACCGCGAGATGAAACAGGCCCTGGGTCTAGCCCACTTCGAAGGCCGCACCTGGAACGGCTGGCACCACCACGTCACCCTCGTCTCCGCCGCCCATGCCTTCTGCACCCTGCAACGACTGGCACACCACCCAAAAGACACAGCGCAGGTCTGAGCCTCTACCAGGTCCTCCACGAACTCCAGACACTCCTCGCCCTATGGGCCGGCGCCTGCCCCACCTGCCACCGCAACATACCCACCCCCATACGAACCTGACCAAGCCCTACTAGGCGCTGCAGCCCACGGAGGGACTGTCCAATCAACGGTGTAATTGGGGTTGTTGTGGTTAGTGGCGTGCTGCGCTGAGTCGGCCGTCGAAGGTAATGTCGAAGGCGTTGAGAGCGGTCTTCCAGCGGCTGGTCCAGCGGGCTTGTCCCTTGCCGGTGGGGTCCAGCGACATGATCGCCATGTAGACGCATTTCAGTGCGGCCTGCTCGTTGGGGAAGTGACCGCGGGCCTTGACCGCCCGGCGGATCCGAGCGTTGACGGACTCGATGGCGTTGGTCGTGCAGACGATCCTTCGGATCTCGGATTTCCCGGCGGCCCTCCGTGGTGACGGCCAGGGCCACATAGACCGGACGGTTGGCGACCGCACCAGACGACCGGATAGACCGCTTGAGTTCTATCGGTGGAATACCGCCCCGTCGAGGCTGCCCCCGGTTCGGGCGGCCATCCGCAGTGCGTCGGCGACCAGGTCGGTGCGCTCTACCTTCTTCCTGGGAAGCCCCAGCTATTCGTAGGGTTGCGGCACCCAGGGGAGGCGGGTGTGGCTCTCGGTGCGCTGCCGCCTTGTGGCTCCACATGCTTGGCCGCCCGGCTCCCCACGACGACTCGGCCGCCGATTAGGAAGTGCGAACAAGTCGCTGAGTAGAGCAATGCCGGCGAAGTCGTCCGTGGTACGACCTGTACGAACGAGCACGTCAGGAGCGCGATGAGCCGGATATGGGCGGGGATCGATAGCGGCAAGGGCCACCACCATGGCCTCGCATTGGAAGCCGGCGGAAAGACACTGCTGTCTCGGCGAGTTGCCAACGACGAGCCCGAGCTGCTGAAGCTGATCGGTGAGGTTCTGGAGCTGGCTGACGGCCATCAGGTCACCTGGGCCATCGACATGACCGGCGGGGAGCCCGCGCTGCTGCTGGCCCTGCTGATTAACCATGGCCAGGAAGTCCTATACATCCCCGGCCGCTTGGTGAACCGGGCCTCCGACGGCTACCGAGGTGAGGGAAAGACCGACGCCCGTGACGCCTACATCATCGCCGACCAGGCCAGGATGCGCCGCGACCTGCGGCCCATCCGCCCCGGCGACGAAACCGCCATCGAGCTCAAGCTGCTGACCGGCCGCCGCGGCGACCTGGTCGAGGACCGCACCCGCGCGGTGAACCGTCTGCGCGGCACCCTGCTGAGCATGTTCCCGGCCCTGGAGAGGGCACTGGACGTGACCAATATGGGCCCGCTCAAGCTCCTTACGGGCTACCAGACCCCGGGCTCGATCCGCCGCGCCAGCACCGCGCGGCTGACGAAGTGGCTGGCCAATCGCAAGGTCCGCAACGCGCGATCCCTTGCCGAAACGGCCGTCGAGGCCGCCGAGCGCCAGCACACAGCTGTCCACGGAGAAAAGACCATCGCGAAGCTGGTCCACACCCTGGCCGAGGAGGTGATGGCCCTCAACGGGCAGATCTCCGAGATGGACAAGCTCATCGAGGGCCGGTTTCGCGAGCACGAACTCGCCGACATAGTCCAGAGCGTCCCGGGTATCGGTGCTGTGCTCGGCGCGGAGTTCCTCGCCTCGGTCGGCGGAGGCCTGGACGGGTTCGACTCCCCGGACGCGCTGGCGGCCTTCGCCGGCGTCGCTCCCGCGCCTCGTGACTCGGGCAAGGTCAGCGGCAATCTCCACCGGCCGAACAACTACCACCGAAGACTCCAGCGCGTCTTCTATACCTCTGCGCTGGTGAGCGTCCAGTTCGACCCGAACTCGCGGAAATTCTACGATCGCAAACGCGCCGAGGGCAAGAAGCATGTCCAGGCCGTGCTCGCCCTTGCCCGCCGACGCGTCAACGTCCTGTGGGCCCTGATCCGTGACCGACGGTGCTACGAAGTCACACCCCCTGCGACCACAGCCGTTTGACAACAATATTAGGAAGCATGTGGTCGGCGATGGACCAGCCGACGGCCTTGCGGCTGAAGCAGTCGAGCACGGTCGCGAGATAGAGGAACTCCCCGTCTTCCAGGGGGAGATAGGTGGGCTTGAGGGCCTTGGCGATCTTGTCCCAGTCCTGGCGGGCGGCAGTCGAACCGCAGGAACGGGATGAACTCCTCCCAGGCGTTCTCCCAGAGCCGGACGATCGCCGGATAATTTTTGCCCCAGGTGTCGGCGAATTCGGCGAACCGCTCCAGGGCGGCGTCTTCGGTCGCGGCCGTGTAGTCCTGGGCCTGTGGGCCGGAGACGGCGGCGAGGGCGCCAAACACTGGCTGAACATCCTGACCGAGATCAAGAACCGCGGCGCGGGCGATGTCCTCATGCTCGTCTGCGACGGCCTCAGGGGCCTGCCCGACGCAGTCGAGACCGTCTGGCCGGCCACGACCGTCCAGACCTGCGTGGTCCACCTCCTGCGCAACTCGTTCCGCTGATGTCGCCCATGTATTTCAGGCCGGATTCGGTGGCGGTGAAGTCCCGCTGGAACAGGTCCGGGACCTGGGAGGCTGCCGAGTCTTGGGTCGTGGTGCGGACGTGTCTGCGCAGGCGGATACCGGTGATGGAGAACATCCGCATCACGCGGGCGACGCGTTTCTCGTTGACCCGCAGGCCCTTCTCCCGGAGCTCGCGGTCACCCGCGGGGAGCCGGAAGCGCTGTTGGACTCGCCATGGACTTCGCGGATCCGCTCGGCCAGGAGCCGGTCCTCCCGCGGCCGGGCGCCCGTCTCGTCGATCACCGGGCCGGTCATTGACGCGTAGCCGCCTTTGCAGCCGGCCGGGGCTTCGGGTCGGAAGAGGCGGGCGATGACCTTGCCAGCGAACGCCATGACCATCAGGAAGGCGGCGTAGAAGGGGATGACGGCGGTGAGGCTGTCGCCGAGCTTGGGGACTTGGGAGGCGACCACGACCAGCAGGGTGGCGGCCATCAGCGGCACCATCATGGTCGTCGCCGCGTCGGAGACCTTCTGCCCGGAGGCACGACGCGCCGCCCACGCCTGCAACGCCCATGCCAGGGCGAGCGGGATGACGATCAGGATCAGGAACGCCTTAAGGAACGGCTTGACCTCGACGATGTCGGCCAGCTCGGAGCCCACGAAGAGGTACAGGAACACGGGCGGCAGCGGGGTCGCGGCCAGCAGCCGACGGTTGAATCCGCCGGCCAGGCCGGAGAAGACGACCACGTAGTCCACGCACGGGCACAGCAGCACCAGCAGGACACCGAGCCGGACGGTCTGGTCGGCGGGGAGGAACGTGAATATCGCGGCGACGACCAGCGGCACGATCACGAAGTTCACGACCAGCGCGGCGGAAAGGAACCGGGCGTGGCGTGGTGTTCGCGTCGCGGGTGACCGTCCCCGTGTGGAGAGGACCTGCCTGGTCCGGCCGGGTGTCACGGTGTGCGGGGAAGCGGTCGGCCGGGGATGCGGCCGGTGGGGTTCATGCGCGGGCGCAGGCCTGGCCGTGGTCGGCATTGGCGGGCGCTGGGGGCCGGAGTGCCTTCGTCCTGCGTGCGGTGGTCTTCCCGATGCGGGTGCGGAGCGCCGTGGGGGCGCGGTCCGGGATCCCGGTCGGCCGGGGGTGCGGCCGTGCTGCTGTCCGGGCAGGTGCCGCCGTTCCGGAGTGGGGCGGTCCGGGCCGCGTCAGCTGTGGTTCAGGGACCACTCGACCTGGTCCTGGTACCAGCGGGCGGCACTGACACCGTGCCACGACGCCGCCTCGTCGACCTGGTCCTCGTACCAGCGGGTGGCACTGACACCGTGCCACGACGCCGCCTCGTCGACCTGGTCCTCGTACCAGCGAGCGGCACTGACACCGTGCCACGACGCCGCCTCGGCCTCGTGGTCCGCGTAGCGGCCGACTCGTTCGCTGCCGGTCACGGAGGTGGCGGACACGTGCTGCGTGTGCTGCACGGGCACCGAAACCGTGGCTGCCGACGCCGAGCCGCCGGCCCCGAGAAGCGCTCCGCCGGCCAGTGCCGTGGAGGCGAGTGCGATCGAGAGGCGCTTCGTCATGCTGCTCATGGTCATTTCCCTTACAAAACTGCCGCGGCTTCGCCGATCCTGCGGGCGCCGCTTCCATGTGAACCGAGATCCGGAAATCCCGGGTCAGTCGGCTGGCTTCAAGGTCATCCGGAGGGGTGCCTCACGTTCGACTCCGCCACCGTACCCGAGGGGCGCCTCATGTTTGCAGTGAGCATCATCACAGCACGTCGGAGGCACGAGATTGCGATCGGAAACAGAACAACCATCCAATTGGAGGGGTGCCTCATGTTACTGTCGAGCCATGAGCCAGCACCACGCCCCGTCCCTGAGCGACACCCCGGCGAAACCCCTGCGCCGTGACGCACAGCGCAACAGGGACGCGATCGTGGCCGCCGCCCGCACCGCCTTCGCCGAGCAGGGCCTCGGAGCGTCCCTGGAGGGCGTCGCCCGCGAGGCCGGCGTCGCGATCGGCACGCTCTACCGCCACTTCCCCACCCGCCTCGCCCTGGTCGAAACGCTTTTCAACGTGAAGTACACGGAACTGCTCATCGCCGCGGAAGAGGCCGCGGCCATGGACGACGCCTGGGAGGGATTCTGCCGCTACATGGAGAAACTCTGCCAGCTGCAGGCCTGCGACCGCGCCTTCAACGACCTGGTCTCGGCACGGCTCCCCCTCCACGCGACCGGCCGCGAAATGCACGAACGCGCCAAGGAAATCTGCACCCAGATCATGCGCAACGCCCAGGAACAGGGCGCCCTGCGCGACGACGTCACCCCGCAGGACATCGCCTTCGTGATCTGGTCCCAGGCCGGAATCATCCAGGCCACCCGCACCATCGCCCCCCGGGCCTGGCGCCGCCACCTCCACCTGATGCTCGACGCCTTCCGCACCCAGGGCGCCCACGAACTGCCCGAACCTCCCCTGACCAGCGAGCAGGCCGACCAGACCCTCACCGCTCTCGAGTGCACCGAAGAGGACTGCCGCGAGCAGCGCCCCTGACCCACCGACACGTCCAACGTGACTCCGGGCTACGAACAGTTGGACATCAACGCGCCGCTCGATGAGGGCGGGTGGGTGACCCTGGCCTCGGGCATGCCCAAGGACTCCGGTGCCCGCGCCATCTCCATCCGGCAGAAGCACGCGGCTCTGCACGTCGCCCGGCTTCGCCGGCCGAAGCGGTACAGGCAGCGACAGCACCCTTCGTGCACCTCATCGTGGCTGAAGGCAGCGCCAGGCCGACCCCTACGATCTTCGGTTGCGGGAGTGTCATGAATCAGGTGTGTGCTTCCCCGAAGGAGTCACCTGATGAGTACGACGACGGATCACCTGATCGAGGCCGCTGACGGTGTGTCGCTTGCCGTGGCTGGTGAGAGCATCGAGGGTGCCGACGTGAAGTCGATGCCGGTATCCGAGAATGGTCTGTCCAGCGAGCTGCTGGAGGAGCTGGCCGCGCTGGCGGCCGAGAAGGTGCGCCTAGGAGGGCTGCGGTTGATGGGCGAGGGCGGGCTGCTGCCCGAGCTGGCCCAGCATCTGATGCAGGCCGCCCTGGAGGCCGAGATGGATGTGCATCTCGCGGCGGAGGCCGGGCGGGCCGGCGGCCGCGGTTCACGCTCGGGCGGCAACATGCGTAACGGCTACCGGGCCAAGAAAGTCATGACGGAGGTCGGCACGGTGACCGTGCAGGTCCCCCGGGACCGCCTGGGCACCTTCACCCCACGGTTGTTGCCCAAGTACGCCCGCCGGACGGGTGCGCTGGACGAGATGGTCCTGTCGCTGACCGCGAAGGGCCTGACCTCCGGCGAGATCGTCGCCCATCTCTCCGAGGTGTACGGGATGACGACCACAAAAGAGACCGTCTCCACCATCACCGACAAAGCTCTGGAGTCGATGGCGGAATGGCGCACCCGCCCGCTCGACGCGGTCTATCCGGTGGTCTTCATCGACGCGATCCACGTCCGTATCCGCGACGGGCACGTCGCGAACCGACCCGTCTATGTGGCCATCGCGGTCACCGCCGACGGCTACCGGGAGATCCTGGGACTGTGGGCCGGCGACGGCGGCGAGGGCGCCAAGTACTGGCAGACCGTCCTGACCGAGATCAAGAACAGGGGCGTCCGCGATGTGTTGATGCTGGTCTGCGACGGCCTCTCCGCCCTGCCCGACGCGGTGAACACCGTCTGGCCGCAGACCGTGGTGCAAACCTGCATCGTCCACCTCATCCGCGGCAGCCTGCGCTACGCGTCCCGCCGCGACTGGGCCGACGTCGCCCGCGACCTCAAGCCCGTCTACACGGCCGTCAACGAGGAGCAGGCCCGGCAGCGACTGGCCGACTTCGACGGCACATGGGGCAAGAAGTACCCGTCGATCACCGGGATCTGGGAACGGTCCTGGAGCGAATTCGTTCCCTTCCTCGGCCTCCCGGACGCCATCCGCCAGGTCGTCTACACCACCAACGCCATCGAGTCGCTGAACGCCCGATACCGACGCGCGGCCCAAGCTTGCGGACACTTCCCCAACGAGACCGCCGCCCTCAAGCGCCTCTACCTGGCCACCCTCGCCCTCGACCCCACCGGACGCGGCCGCCAGCGCTGGAACAACCGCTGGAAGAGCGCGCTGAACGAGTTCGACCTCCTCTTCGACGGCCGCCTCACCGCCGGACGGGTGTAGACCAATCAGCCCACCGAAGAACCTGTAGGCCAATCAGACGAATCACACCTCATTCCTGATAGACCCTCGGTTGCAGGTGGCTCTAGCTCCGGTGGCCTACCTGTGGGGGCAACTCCGCGATGGCCAAAGGGCTGTAGCCCTTCCAGCCGTTGAGCAGGCCCTGGTGGTCCTGTCCGGGATCGTGGATCCGGCCGCCCCGCAGGTGCTCGCCGACCGTCTCGTCGACCGGACCGAACAGGTCCGTGCGCACGGTTTTTGAGCCAGGGTGCACAAGTCACCTCCAGCCGCCGCGCCGAGGTCCGCCGCGCCGTTTCCTCGCTGTGGCGAGGAGCGGGCGCGGCGGGCCTCCGATCAACCGTCAAAGGCGCAGGAAGACGTAGTTGCTCAGTTGGCGGTGAAGGCGGGGTAGTCGGTGTAGCCCTCGCTGTGACCGGCGTAGTAGGTGCCCCGGTCGCCGTCGGCCAGCGGGTGGCCCTGCGCGAAGCGCTCGACCAGGTCGGGGTTGGCGATGAAAGGCTCGGCGAAGGAGACCGCGTTGACGATCCCGTGGTCGAGGATCTCGTTGCCGAGGGCCTGGGTGAAGCCGAGGTTGGCGA harbors:
- a CDS encoding IS110 family transposase; this encodes MSRIWAGIDSGKGHHHGLALEAGGKTLLSRRVANDEPELLKLIGEVLELADGHQVTWAIDMTGGEPALLLALLINHGQEVLYIPGRLVNRASDGYRGEGKTDARDAYIIADQARMRRDLRPIRPGDETAIELKLLTGRRGDLVEDRTRAVNRLRGTLLSMFPALERALDVTNMGPLKLLTGYQTPGSIRRASTARLTKWLANRKVRNARSLAETAVEAAERQHTAVHGEKTIAKLVHTLAEEVMALNGQISEMDKLIEGRFREHELADIVQSVPGIGAVLGAEFLASVGGGLDGFDSPDALAAFAGVAPAPRDSGKVSGNLHRPNNYHRRLQRVFYTSALVSVQFDPNSRKFYDRKRAEGKKHVQAVLALARRRVNVLWALIRDRRCYEVTPPATTAV
- a CDS encoding TetR/AcrR family transcriptional regulator, yielding MSQHHAPSLSDTPAKPLRRDAQRNRDAIVAAARTAFAEQGLGASLEGVAREAGVAIGTLYRHFPTRLALVETLFNVKYTELLIAAEEAAAMDDAWEGFCRYMEKLCQLQACDRAFNDLVSARLPLHATGREMHERAKEICTQIMRNAQEQGALRDDVTPQDIAFVIWSQAGIIQATRTIAPRAWRRHLHLMLDAFRTQGAHELPEPPLTSEQADQTLTALECTEEDCREQRP
- a CDS encoding IS256 family transposase, with the protein product MPVSENGLSSELLEELAALAAEKVRLGGLRLMGEGGLLPELAQHLMQAALEAEMDVHLAAEAGRAGGRGSRSGGNMRNGYRAKKVMTEVGTVTVQVPRDRLGTFTPRLLPKYARRTGALDEMVLSLTAKGLTSGEIVAHLSEVYGMTTTKETVSTITDKALESMAEWRTRPLDAVYPVVFIDAIHVRIRDGHVANRPVYVAIAVTADGYREILGLWAGDGGEGAKYWQTVLTEIKNRGVRDVLMLVCDGLSALPDAVNTVWPQTVVQTCIVHLIRGSLRYASRRDWADVARDLKPVYTAVNEEQARQRLADFDGTWGKKYPSITGIWERSWSEFVPFLGLPDAIRQVVYTTNAIESLNARYRRAAQACGHFPNETAALKRLYLATLALDPTGRGRQRWNNRWKSALNEFDLLFDGRLTAGRV